In the genome of Planctomyces sp. SH-PL62, the window TCGGCGCCTGGGCGCTCGTCACGCCGAGGCGGATCTCGGAGCCGGTCCCGAATCGCTGGCGAGGCCGCGACGGTCGGGCGCCCTCCATGCCGACGTCCGATCCCGAATCGGACCCGGCCGGCGTGTCCGTCGTGCAGGAGAGCGGGCCGATCTTCATCCGGGCGGCCGACGGCGTGGAGCTGGCGGGCCGCTGGGCCCCGGCCGAGGAGCCGACCGGCCGGGTGATGATCCTGATCCACGGCTTCATCGACGGCCCCGGCATGATGCTCGTCGATCGCGCCCCGGCGATCCTGGCTCGGGGCTGGAACGTCGCGGCGATCGACCTGCGGGGCTACGGCGAGAGCCAGGGGGAATACTCCAGCTTCGGGGGCCGCGAGGCCGGCGACCTCCACGCCTGGCTCGACGCGCTGGCCGCGAGGGTCCCGGCCGGCGAGCCGTTCGTCCCCGTCGCCTGGGGACGCTCGATGGGCGCGGCGATCGCCCTCCGCGCGGCCGTCGAGGACCCTCGCATCCGGGCGCTGGTGCTGGAGGCGCCGATGGTCGACCTCCAGGCGTCGGTGGCGACCGTCATGCGCAAGCGTCGGCTGCCGCTGGCCCCGGTGCTCGCGCGGCTGGTCGTCCGTCGCGCGGGGAGGATCGCCGGGACTCCCCTGGGCCGTCCCCGGCCGCTGGACCTGGCCCGACGGTTCGACCGCCCGGTCGTCGTCGTCCACGGGACCGACGACGACCTGATCCCGGCCTCGTCCGCCAGGCGGCTCGCCGAGTCCTTCCCGACGCCCGCCACGCTGCTGGAAGTCGCCGGGGCCAGGCACGCCGACGTCGCCCGCGTGGGCGGCCGGGCGCTGCTCGACGACGTGCTCGATCGCATCGACCGGGCCGTCTGAGGAGCCCTCGCTCGCCGGGTCAGGGCTTCCGCGCGACCTGCTCCGTGCGGTCGAGCCGGGCTAGTGTGGCGAGGGCCAGGTCGGAGGCGACGGAACGGTCGACGGAGTGGGCGCGGACCCATTCCAGGTGCTCGCGAGCTTCCGTGGTCTTATGCTTGCGCAGGAGATCGAGCGCGACGAGCGTGTGGGCCTCGGCCCGCTGGACGTCGTTCCCGGCGCGATCGACGAGGTCGGCGTCGGCGAGGTCGCCGTTGAGGTGCAGGAGCGCCGGGCGGGGCCAGGCGTCCCGTTGCGGGAGCTTGGCGAGGGCCTCTTCCAGAACGGCGTAGGCGGCCTGGTCGCGGCCGGCGCGGCGTTCGGCCAGCACGCCGAGCATGGCCATGTAGGCGGAGGCGGGGTCGCTCCAGCCTTCGAGGTTCAGGTACGCGCGGGCGTCGGTCTCCGCGCCGTCGACGTCGGCGCAGAGGCGGGACCAGCCTCGGGCGATGTAGGATTCGCCGCGCCGGGGGTCGGCGGCGATGGCGCGGTCGTACGCGGCGATCGCGCGGGTCCAGTCGCCGGCGGCCTGGAGCGACCGCCCCTCCGCCAGCCGGAGATCGGCCTCGCTCGACGGCGCGGGTCGAGGCGCCGGGGTGCGCACGGCCATCCGCTCGCGGGACATCTCGGCGAAGACCTTGTGGGCGCCGCCGTAGGAGGCGAGCAGTTTGGGATCGGCCTCCTCGACGGCCTGGTAGTCGGCCAGCGCCTGCTCCCTGAGCCCGAGCTTGGCGTAGACGTTCCCCCGGTTGAAGTGGACGATCGCGTTGCGAGGGGCGAGCTTCACCGCCTCCCCGAGGTCTTCCAGCGAACGCTCGAAGTCGCCCAGCATGAAGTACGCCAGCCCGCAATTGGTCCGGGCGCCGGCGTTTTTCGGGTCGAGGGCGATGGCCCGGTCGAGATCCGCCACGGCGTCCTCGTAGCGGGCGAGGCTGTTGTACGCGGCCCCCCGGTTCTGGTACGCCCTGGCGTTCTTGGGGTCGATCTGGATCGCGCGGTCGAGCTCGGCGAGGGCCTCCTCGAACTTGCCCATGCGGACGAGGACGCCGCCGCGATCCTTGAGCGTCTCGGCGTCGTTGGGCCGCAGGCGGGCGACGATCTCGAAATCCTCGAGGGCCTCCTCGTTGCGGCCGAGCCGCGAGCGAAGGCCGCCGCGCAGGCGATGGGCGAAGGTGTAGCTCGGGTCGATCTCGATCGCGCGGGCGTAGTCGGCCTCGGCCCGATCGTCCTGCTTGAGGTCTTCGAGGAGCCGGCCCCGGCTGGCGAAGGCGCGCGGGTATCCCGGCCCGAGCCGGACGGCCTCGTCGAGATCCGCGAGGGCGCGAGGGAAGTCGCCCAGGGCCCGATGGACGTCGCCCCGGCCGATGTGACTGTTGGGATCGCTCGGATAGATGCGGATCGCCTGGTCGTATTCGGCCAGGGCTTCATCATCGCGGTTCAGCCGATGGTGCACCTGCGCGAGGCCGGCGTAGGCGGTGGCCCTCGCCTCCTGCACGGCGTCTCGCCCCCCTCCTCCGAGGCCCCGGGCGCCGTTGAGCGGGACTTCCCGGAGCCGGATCGAGCGGACGAACGCGGCCTCGGACTCGTCGAGCCGGCCGAGCATCATCAGCGCGACCGCGCGGTCGGTGTGGCCCGACGTGTTCAGCGGGTCTCGCTGGATCACCCGCTCGAAATCGCTCAGAGCCTTCGACGGCCGATCGAGCCGAAGGTAGGCGTTGCCGCGTTTGACGAGCGCCTCCAGGTCGTTGGGATGGCGTTCGAGCACGGCGTCGAAGCGAGGGAGAGCCTCCACGAACCGCCCCGCCTGATAGAGCGTCAGGGCCTCGGCCCGAAGGTCGTTGGTCGACGCCGCGACGCGGCTCCAACCGGCCAGGACGAGGCAGACCGCGAGCGCGAGCGGGGGATTCTTCACCGTCATTGCGAGCGACCGTCCTTAGTCAGGACTCGGCTGGGATCGAACTCACCCCCTTCCTCATCGGTTCGCAGGACTCCCCGACGACGCCCCGGCGCGTCCGGGAATTCCGCCGCCGGACGGGTTCTCGCAAGGTTTCCATCCTTCGCGAAAACAACCATCCGCGCAAGGAATCCGCGCGTCGCGACGATCCGGCTTGTCCCGGATGTTTCGGCGGCGCGCGGCAGGCCGCCGGAGACGCCGCGGCTTCCGTGCGCAATCACGGTCTTCCCCCGCGAGGGGGGGAGGACTTGATGACGACGGCCTCATGTCATCGCGGACGAAGCGGGACGCCCGGGGGCTATTCGGATTCTTCGATCGAGCGGACGACGGCGAGGACTTGCTGGGCGGTTTCTTCGCCGTCCAGGTCGGACCACTGGCCGAGGGCCAGGATCGTCCGGGTCGGGGTGCGGAAGCAACGGATCGAGGCGGAGTTGGTGACGTCGAGGGAGACGAACTCCAGGTCGTGGCCGGTGGCCGCGTGATCGTTGATCGTTTCCAGGATCGGCCGGGATTCCAGGTCGGGATAGTCGTCGCGCATCGCCTGGAGCGCGGCGTCGGCGATCTCGGCCGGGTCGGGCCGGGAGTCGTCCGTCTGGATGACGGCGAAGCCCGCGCCGTCGGGGGCCTGGACGGCCACGGTCCGCACGGCGCCGTCCTCGGTCTCTTCCAGCACCCAGTCGGGGGGATAATCGAACCGGAGCCCCTGTTCGTCGTAAGTCTGATCTGACACCGCGCGCCTCCTCCGCTGGAAAATCGATCGCCACGAATCCGGGCACGCCACGATCCCGACCGTCGCATGATTCAGCCGCCGATCGTAACGCGCCGTGGGGCGGTCGCCAATCGCGAGTCGTCGGCGAGCCTTGACCCGTCGCGAGGGCGTCTCCTATAGTTCGACCTCAACGCGGCGGCGGCGCACCTTTCCCGATCCTCTGGCGGGCTCTCATGAGGCGGCACATGCGGATTCTCACGGCGGGCGTCCTGGCGGCGATCCTCGGCTTCGGGGCCGATCCGGCGCTCGCGGCGGACCGGAAGCCGAACGTGGTGTTCATCCTGGCGGACGACCTGGGGTATTCCGACGTCGCCTGTTACGGCGGCAAGTTCTACCGGACCCCGAACATCGACCGTATGGCGACGGAGGGGATCCGGCTCACGGACGGCTACTCGTGCGGGCCGAACTGCCAACCGACCCGCGCGGCCCTGATCAGCGGCCAGTACGGGCCCCGCACGGGGGTCTACACCGTCGGGTCGATCGACCGCTTCGCCTGGCGCACCCGGCCGCTCCGGCCGGTGGACAACGTCGCCAAGCTGCCGCTGGAGACCTTCACGCTCGCCCAGGCGATCCAGGAGGCGGGCTACGCGACGGCCCTGTTCGGCAAATGGCATCTCGGCCAGGACGCCGATCACCATCCCTCGAAGCGCGGGTTCGACGAGGCGATCGTCTCGATGGGCCGGCACTTCGACTTCAAGACGATTCCCCCGGTCGACTACCCGGCCGGCACGTACCTCGCGGACTTCCTCACCGACAAGGCCGTCGATTTCATCACCCGCCACAAGGACGAGCCGTTCTTCCTGGCGCTGCACCATTTCGGGGTCCACTCGCCGTACCAGGCCAAGCCGGAGATCGTGGCGCGGTTCGTGGGGACGAGGCCCGAAGGGGGCCATGACGATCCGACTTACGCGGCGATGATCGCCAGCGTCGACGAGAGCGTCGGCCGGGTCTTGAAGACGATCGACGACCTGGGCCTGGGCGACGACACGCTGGTCATCTTCACGAGCGACAACGGCGGCGTCGGCGGCTACTCGCGCGAGGGGATCCGGGTCGGCCATGAGGCCACCGACAACGCCCCGCTGCGGGGGGGCAAGGGGATGCTCTACGAGGGGGGCGTCCGCGTCCCCTACATCTTCCGGTGGCCCGGAAGGATCCCGGCGGGGGCGACCAGCGACCGGCCCGTCAACAGCGTCGACCTGTACCCGACCCTGATGGAAGTCACCGGCGGCCGGGCGAAGTCGACGCTCGACGGCACCGGCTACCTGCGGCTGCTCACCACCGGCGGCGCGGACCGCCCCGGGCGCGACGCGCTCTACTGGCACTTCCCCGGCTACCTCGGCGCGGCGCGGGGCGACTGGCGGACCACCCCCGCCGGCGCGATCCGCGACGGGGACTGGAAGCTCCTCGAATTCTTCGAGACCGGCAAGGTCGAACTCTACAACCTCCGCGACGATCCGGGCGAGACCCGCGACCTCGCCGCCGCCGACCCCGATCGCGCCGGGGCGATGCACGCCAGGCTCGTCGACTGGCGGAAGCACGTCAAGGCCCCCATGCCCACCCCCCACACGCCCGAGCCCGAGGCCGCCAGGACCAAGAAGCAGCGGAAGCAGGCCGACGAGGACGAGTGAGACGCGGGAACGAAACGACGCCGGCCCGGCTCGCGCGAGAGGCGCGGCCGGGCCGGCGAGGGGAAGGTCGACGTTCGGTTCAGGGCGAGCCGATCAATAGGCGTCGGAGCTGACGACCTCGCCGCCCTGGGTGGAGGCGATGGCCTGGTAGGTCGGCGGGCTGACGGAGTTCTTGATGAACTTGACGCTGCCGTCGCAGAAGCCGACGTTGACGCCGCCGGAGTGGTTGCTGCGGGCGGCGATGATGACCAGGCCGTCGGGGCCGCCGATGCAGGGCGGGTTCTTGGCGGCCGGGTAGTTGCAGTAGCCGGAGCTCTGCATCCAGTCGGGCTTCGTGCTGTTGGGGGTCAGGAAGCCGGAGAAGTTGGCGGCGTAGGCCCAGTGCGAGAAGCCGCGGAGGTCCCAGCTCGCGGTGGAGACGCCGACGAGGACCTCGGAGGTCATCATGGTGTTGCTCAGGCCGTCGGAGATCGACGCGATCCGGATCGTGCCGTTGCGGGCGCCCTGGCCGCCACCCGCCGCGATGTCCGGGAAGGGGGAGCCGACGTCGCCGAACGGGGCGCCGCGGAACTCGTAACGGATGCCGTTGTCGATGAAGAACGGCTGGAGCGTCCCCCCCTGCATGCTCCCCTGCTGCATGGTGATGTTGCCGAAATTCACGACGTAGTTCTGCGACGTCACCTTCATGCCCATCGCCTCGATGCCGACGGTCTGGGTGTTGTTGCCGTCGCTGGGGCACATGTAGGCGTTGACGCGGGTCGACGTGACGGTGATGTTCGCGACGCCCGCGTACCGGAACAGACTCTCCGAGCCGATGCTGGCCGAGAGGCTCGCGTCATTGTTCCCCGAGGCGTTCCACGCGTTGAACAGCGCCTGCTGCTCGACGAACGGCAGGATGGGGATCAGCCAGGACCCCCAGCAGCAGCCCCGCATCCCCTGGGGGAATGCGCCGTTGGAGCTTTCGTAATTGTGCATCCCCAGGCCGATCTGCTTGAGGTTGTTCACGCATTGCGCCCGACGGGCCGCCTCGCGCGCCGATTGGACGGCGGGGAGCAGCAAGGCGATGAGGACGGCGATGATGGCGATGACCACCAGCAGTTCGATCAGGGTGAACCCTGATTTGCGACGCGATCCCATCATGATGAAAGGTCCCTTTATCTAGCGACGTCGATCTGAAAACGGAGGGTCGAATGACGAGGATGGAGACGCCGCGCCCGCCCGACGAGGCGGCCCGCGGCGGCCCGCTCACTTCGTGGTGAGGGCGAAATTGGCCTCGGTAGACCCACCCGAGCCGACATCGGCCGTCAGGGTGGATTCGGCGTTGTACTGCTTGGGGATCGGGTCCGGCGCGGGCTTCCTGGGGGGCATCCCGGGCGCGGCCTTCTCCTGGGGCGCGTCGCCCCCGGCGGATCGGATCGACACCTTGTACTTGCCCGGGGTCGGTCCCTGGGCCCGGTCGATCGAGTAGGCCCCGTCGATGATCGTCCCCCCCGATCCCACGGCACCGGCCTGGCCTTCGGCCGGGTCCAGCGTGATCACCCCCTTGGTGAGCGGGACTCCGTCCAGCGTGACCTTGCCGTAGACCGTCTTGCGGTCCAGGCCGTCGGACGAGCCATCTCCGCAACCGGCCGCGAACAGGACCGAAGCGGCGGCCGACCACGCGAACATCCGCGACATGAACGCTCTCGCTCGAATGACACACCTCCTGCCGCGCGGGGCCGCCGGCGCGGCCGCGCAGCGGGCGCGCGGCAACACGGCGACGGACCCAAGGGGCCCCTCGTGAACTTGCATGCTCGATCGCAAGCGGAATGCGACCGTCCCGCCGAGTGCCGGGACGGGAGTCGGAGGACCGGCCGCGAAGGCCGCCGGTCCGTCCAAGGAAACGGAGAGATCCTCGTGTAGATACCGCTTCGTCGATGCCATGTCAAAGACATTCTTCGGCGTGGAATCAGATTCCCTTGATAACCGAATTCCTTCATGATTCGGTGCGGTCGGCGGCTGCGGACGAATGAATTCGTCGCCGCTCGCCGCAAGTCCAGGCCCGGTCAGGGACGGGGCGTCATCCCGCTCGGGGGGCGTGGGGGGCCGCGGAGCCCGGCTTGGACGCCGTCGGGCGATCCTGGTAGATTAACTGGGCGCGGTCGCGCGCGAGCGACGCACGACCGAGGTCGAGGAGGAATCGATGAGGATCTTGTCGGGGATTCAGCCTTCGGGCCCGCTGCACATCGGCAATTACCTGGGCGCCATCCAGCAGTACATCACGCTCCAGGACGCGAACGACGCCTATTACTTCGTCGCGGACTATCACGCCCTCACGAGCGTGCGCGACCCGGCGACGCTGCGCAAGTACGTGTTCGACGTGCTGCTGGACCTGCTGGCCCTGGGGCTCGACCCGGAGAAGGCGACCCTGTTCGTCCAGTCGGACGTCCCCGAGACGGTCGAGCTGTCGTGGCTGTTGACCTCGGTCACGCCGATGGGATGGCTGGAGAAGTGCGTCAGCTACAAGGACAAGGTGCAGCAGGGCCTGCCGGCCGAGCACGGCCTCTTCGCCTACCCGGTCCTCCAGGCGGCCGACATCCTCCTGTACGACGCCGACCTCGTCCCGGTAGGGCAGGACCAGAAGCAGCACCTGGAGATCACCCGCGACGTCGCCGAGCGGTTCAACAACGTGTACGGCGGCAAGAAGGGGGTGTTTCGGCTCCCCAAACCCTACATCCTGGACAACGTGGCCGTGATCCCGGGGCTCGACGGCCGGAAGATGTCCAAGAGCTACAACAACACGATCGAGATTTTCGAGGAGCCCGGCGCGATCCGGAAGAAGGTCAAGAAGTTCGTGACCGACAGCACCCCCGTCGAGGCCCCCAAGGACCCCGACACCTGCCCGCTGTTCGGCCTCTTCAAGCTCTTCGCCACCGCCGAGGATCGCGACGAGGTCGAGCGCCGGTATCGCGAGGGGGGCGTCGGCTACGGCGAGGTCAAGACGCGGCTGGGCGAGGCGATCATCGGCCACTTCGCCGAGGCGCGCGAGCGTCGGGCCGACTGGCTCGCCCACCCCGAGCGGGTGGCCGAGGTCCGCGCCGCCGGCGCGACGAAGGCCCGAGCCACGGCGCGACAGATCCTCGAACGGGCCCGAGCGGCCTGCGGCCTGGGCTGATCGGCCCCGATCCGATCTCCCCTGCTCTCTCTCAAGGAGTCATGGAATGGGCCTGCTCTTCTCGCTGATCTGGTTCCTGCTCATCGGCCTGGCCGCCGGCTGGCTCGCCGGCCAGCTCACCAAGGGGCGCGACTTCGGCGCCGTCAACAACATGATCGTCGGCGGCCTCGGCGCGATCCTCGGCGGCTTCCTCTTTCGGATCATCGGCCTGGGCCCCACCAACCTGATCGGCAGCCTGATCTCCGCCACCGTCGGCGCGGTCCTGGTCCTCTACCTGCTCGGCCGCTACGGCCGCAAGTTCTGAGGCGGCGGGCGGGGGGAGCGACTCGTCGCAACCCCCGCCTCGCGTCGTCGCCTGGGTCAGATCTCCCAGCCCTTGCGGTAGGTCCCCTTGAGGAGCCCGTCGGCCTCGGGGTTGTTGGTGATCCGGCCGGCCTCGCCGTCGTAGTCGATCGCCTGGCCGGTCTTCATGGCGACGTTGCCCAGGAGGATCGCCTCGGTCTGGACGGCCGCGAAATCGAAGTTCGAGAAGGGGGCCTCGGGCTTGCCGGCGCGGATGGCCTGGAACCATTCGAGCTTGTGGGCGTCGTCGAAATCGGACCCCAGCTTCTCGATCCGGGGGAGGGTCGGCTCGGGGGCCCGGAAGTCCTTGAAGCGGTCCGCGGGCCAGAGGTGACGTCCGACCGACTCGCCTCGGGCGGAGCCCATCGTCCCCGCCGAGCCGATGCAGAGCCAGCCGTTGGACTCGGGCTGGAAGCCTTCGGGGAACAGCTCGGCGGGGGGCATGTTGACCTTCCCGTCTTTCGCCCCTTCGTACCAGGTGAGCTTCACCGGCGGCAGCTTGCCGCGCGCGGGGAACTCATAGACGACCGTCGCCCAGGCGGGGAACGTCTCGGGGTTGATCTCGCCGCTCTGGGCCGAGACGCGGGTGGGCAGGCCGAGATTCAGGCCGTGGAACGGGACGTTGGTGTTGTGGCAGGCCATGTCCCCCAGGACGCCGGTCCCGAAGTCCCACCAGCCCCGCCAGAGCATCGGCGTATACACCGGCGCGAACGGGCGTTCGGGGGCTCCGGCGAGGAACAGGTCCCAGTGGAGATGGTCGGGGACCTCGAACGTCCCCTCCGGCCTCGCGGTGATCGCGGGGGCCTGCTTCCAGTACTCGCGGGGGCGGTCGGTCCAGACGTGAACCTCGACCACGTCGCCGAGCACGCCCGCCTGAAGGATCTCGACGCTGGCGCGGAGGCCGTCGGTGGCCGATCCCTGGTTCCCCATCTGGGTGCAGACGCCGTGCTTGCGGGCGGTCTCGCGCATCAGGCGGGCCTCCCACACGGTGTGCGTCAGCGGCTTCTGGCAGTAAACGTGCTTGCCCAGCCGCATCGCGGCGACCGACGCCGCCGCGTGCGCGTGGTCGGCCGTCGAGACGGTCACGGCGTCGATCTTGTCGCCCATCTGGGCGAACAGCTCGCGGAAGTCGTGGAACCCCCGGGCGTCCTTGTAGTGATCGAGCTTCGCCTTGAGCGGGCGGTCGTCGACGTCGCAGAGGGCGACGATCCGGCCGTGGTTGCCCGCGTGGTCGGTGTCGCTGCTCCCCTTGCCGCCGACGCCGATGCAGGCCACCTGGATCACGTCGTTCGGCCCGA includes:
- a CDS encoding sulfatase yields the protein MRILTAGVLAAILGFGADPALAADRKPNVVFILADDLGYSDVACYGGKFYRTPNIDRMATEGIRLTDGYSCGPNCQPTRAALISGQYGPRTGVYTVGSIDRFAWRTRPLRPVDNVAKLPLETFTLAQAIQEAGYATALFGKWHLGQDADHHPSKRGFDEAIVSMGRHFDFKTIPPVDYPAGTYLADFLTDKAVDFITRHKDEPFFLALHHFGVHSPYQAKPEIVARFVGTRPEGGHDDPTYAAMIASVDESVGRVLKTIDDLGLGDDTLVIFTSDNGGVGGYSREGIRVGHEATDNAPLRGGKGMLYEGGVRVPYIFRWPGRIPAGATSDRPVNSVDLYPTLMEVTGGRAKSTLDGTGYLRLLTTGGADRPGRDALYWHFPGYLGAARGDWRTTPAGAIRDGDWKLLEFFETGKVELYNLRDDPGETRDLAAADPDRAGAMHARLVDWRKHVKAPMPTPHTPEPEAARTKKQRKQADEDE
- a CDS encoding alpha/beta hydrolase, giving the protein MEWLIASLGVGAGLLGGLALVVVEFGAWALVTPRRISEPVPNRWRGRDGRAPSMPTSDPESDPAGVSVVQESGPIFIRAADGVELAGRWAPAEEPTGRVMILIHGFIDGPGMMLVDRAPAILARGWNVAAIDLRGYGESQGEYSSFGGREAGDLHAWLDALAARVPAGEPFVPVAWGRSMGAAIALRAAVEDPRIRALVLEAPMVDLQASVATVMRKRRLPLAPVLARLVVRRAGRIAGTPLGRPRPLDLARRFDRPVVVVHGTDDDLIPASSARRLAESFPTPATLLEVAGARHADVARVGGRALLDDVLDRIDRAV
- a CDS encoding DUF1559 domain-containing protein, whose translation is MGSRRKSGFTLIELLVVIAIIAVLIALLLPAVQSAREAARRAQCVNNLKQIGLGMHNYESSNGAFPQGMRGCCWGSWLIPILPFVEQQALFNAWNASGNNDASLSASIGSESLFRYAGVANITVTSTRVNAYMCPSDGNNTQTVGIEAMGMKVTSQNYVVNFGNITMQQGSMQGGTLQPFFIDNGIRYEFRGAPFGDVGSPFPDIAAGGGQGARNGTIRIASISDGLSNTMMTSEVLVGVSTASWDLRGFSHWAYAANFSGFLTPNSTKPDWMQSSGYCNYPAAKNPPCIGGPDGLVIIAARSNHSGGVNVGFCDGSVKFIKNSVSPPTYQAIASTQGGEVVSSDAY
- a CDS encoding tetratricopeptide repeat protein; amino-acid sequence: MTVKNPPLALAVCLVLAGWSRVAASTNDLRAEALTLYQAGRFVEALPRFDAVLERHPNDLEALVKRGNAYLRLDRPSKALSDFERVIQRDPLNTSGHTDRAVALMMLGRLDESEAAFVRSIRLREVPLNGARGLGGGGRDAVQEARATAYAGLAQVHHRLNRDDEALAEYDQAIRIYPSDPNSHIGRGDVHRALGDFPRALADLDEAVRLGPGYPRAFASRGRLLEDLKQDDRAEADYARAIEIDPSYTFAHRLRGGLRSRLGRNEEALEDFEIVARLRPNDAETLKDRGGVLVRMGKFEEALAELDRAIQIDPKNARAYQNRGAAYNSLARYEDAVADLDRAIALDPKNAGARTNCGLAYFMLGDFERSLEDLGEAVKLAPRNAIVHFNRGNVYAKLGLREQALADYQAVEEADPKLLASYGGAHKVFAEMSRERMAVRTPAPRPAPSSEADLRLAEGRSLQAAGDWTRAIAAYDRAIAADPRRGESYIARGWSRLCADVDGAETDARAYLNLEGWSDPASAYMAMLGVLAERRAGRDQAAYAVLEEALAKLPQRDAWPRPALLHLNGDLADADLVDRAGNDVQRAEAHTLVALDLLRKHKTTEAREHLEWVRAHSVDRSVASDLALATLARLDRTEQVARKP
- a CDS encoding GlsB/YeaQ/YmgE family stress response membrane protein, whose product is MGLLFSLIWFLLIGLAAGWLAGQLTKGRDFGAVNNMIVGGLGAILGGFLFRIIGLGPTNLIGSLISATVGAVLVLYLLGRYGRKF
- a CDS encoding Gfo/Idh/MocA family oxidoreductase, producing MSLKPEMDRRAFLYGASLAGFGIFCQGRNGRAAGVGPNDVIQVACIGVGGKGSSDTDHAGNHGRIVALCDVDDRPLKAKLDHYKDARGFHDFRELFAQMGDKIDAVTVSTADHAHAAASVAAMRLGKHVYCQKPLTHTVWEARLMRETARKHGVCTQMGNQGSATDGLRASVEILQAGVLGDVVEVHVWTDRPREYWKQAPAITARPEGTFEVPDHLHWDLFLAGAPERPFAPVYTPMLWRGWWDFGTGVLGDMACHNTNVPFHGLNLGLPTRVSAQSGEINPETFPAWATVVYEFPARGKLPPVKLTWYEGAKDGKVNMPPAELFPEGFQPESNGWLCIGSAGTMGSARGESVGRHLWPADRFKDFRAPEPTLPRIEKLGSDFDDAHKLEWFQAIRAGKPEAPFSNFDFAAVQTEAILLGNVAMKTGQAIDYDGEAGRITNNPEADGLLKGTYRKGWEI
- the trpS gene encoding tryptophan--tRNA ligase, with amino-acid sequence MRILSGIQPSGPLHIGNYLGAIQQYITLQDANDAYYFVADYHALTSVRDPATLRKYVFDVLLDLLALGLDPEKATLFVQSDVPETVELSWLLTSVTPMGWLEKCVSYKDKVQQGLPAEHGLFAYPVLQAADILLYDADLVPVGQDQKQHLEITRDVAERFNNVYGGKKGVFRLPKPYILDNVAVIPGLDGRKMSKSYNNTIEIFEEPGAIRKKVKKFVTDSTPVEAPKDPDTCPLFGLFKLFATAEDRDEVERRYREGGVGYGEVKTRLGEAIIGHFAEARERRADWLAHPERVAEVRAAGATKARATARQILERARAACGLG